CCTGAATTCGACAGCATGGACTGGGTTGTGTTGACGGGAATCAGAGGACCGGAGGAGCTCTGGGAGAAGCGGTGACAATTAGCGCCGACTCGACATGGACGGCGATGGAAGAGACGACTGCCTCGCACGGAACCAGAAACCGTTGAACGGGGGAGACGACAGCGAGGACCGATTGTCCAGTATGGTGCTGAACCCACTGGCAGAGGTCCGAATCGGAATGTTCATGCCCATCGTGATCTGCCGCGGCCAGCTCATGGTGCACGCCCAGCGCCGCTGCAAAGGGCATGATCGCCAGCAGCAGCAGAATGAGGGCATGCGCGGTGACGCCCGCAGCCAGACGACCCAAGGGACGGGGACGAGACGTGATCGAGGGAATCATCGAGGGGCCGGACCGTAACCTAGTCGCCATGGGTCTGTCAATGTCCGCATCCGGAGATGCCGAGTCCGCCGCCGAAGATATTCTTCATGGTCGGGGGAGGAGCCGCCTCTCCCTTCGAGGTAGCCGAGCCTGCCGGGCTTGTGGGTCCCGGCTGGCTTGACCGCTGGGTCCCGCCGCCCTCCGCCCGTTGGTCACGACGCTCGCCACCCGTCGCGAATGAAGAAAGCACCCGCTTCAGCGGCGCGCCGCATTCGGGGCAGGCCTGTTTGGGGGCGTCGTTGATCCCCTGCAAAAACGCCCGGCGCCCGGCGCAAGGGGGGGCCAGCCGGCATTCTTCCGTTATGTATTCATAGATCGGCATGAACGACAAGGATCGCCGTGCACAGGGTTAGAGGAAGTCAAAGGCCCACCGTTGTTGGACTTCTTTGAAAAGTTTCGCTATCCTAACCCGTTCATTGAGGGTCTCGGCCTTCATATACGGGCGCCGCATCATACACCATACACCGAATGTCCGGCGCCCGTAGAGTCATGACGCTATCTTTGTTCTTCTGCGCCTGGTTCGGCACGTTGCACGGGTGCCTTCATGAACGAGAAAGGACTGTGAGCCATGTTCAGGCCGGTTGATAACCAGCACGTCATCGAAATCAAACCCCTTCCCTCGCCGAGGCAAGTCAAAACCAAGCTGCCGTTGACCGAGCAGGCCTCGTCGCTGGTATATGAAACCCGCCAGGCCATCAGGAACATCCTGCACGGCATCGACCGGGAGCGGCTGCTTGTCATCGTC
The DNA window shown above is from Nitrospira tepida and carries:
- a CDS encoding FmdB family zinc ribbon protein produces the protein MPIYEYITEECRLAPPCAGRRAFLQGINDAPKQACPECGAPLKRVLSSFATGGERRDQRAEGGGTQRSSQPGPTSPAGSATSKGEAAPPPTMKNIFGGGLGISGCGH